TAGTGATAGGGCCGGATAATAAGCCAGTGGCGATCGTACTACCCCAAAGCCAAGACCCCAAACCCCTCACCCTGGGTCAAAAGGCTTTAGCCGCAGGTTTAGGCGTTGCCACCATTGCCACCAGTTTAGAAGCGGGGGGAATTTTCCAAGGCTTTGACTGGTTTAGTGAATGGACAAGGTGGCCGGAAGCGATGCCGATCGCCCTCGGCCTGTGGGTGATATTATTAGTCCATGAGTTGGGCCATCGCTGGATGGCGCAAAAATACCAAGTTCGCCTCAGTTTCCCCTTTTTCCTTCCCACCTGGCAAGTCGGTTCCTTTGGCGCAATTACCCGGTTTGAGTCTATCTTACCCAACCGCAGCGTCCTGTTTGATATTGCCTTGGCCGGGCCAGCAGCAGGGGGTTTGTTATCCCTATTTCTGTTAATTTTGGGCTTATCCTTATCCCATCCCGGTAGTCTGTTTCAAATTCCCTCCCAATTTTTCCAAGGCTCAGTTTTGGTAGGAACTTTAGCGCGGGCAGTTTTAGGGGATGTGTTGCAAAATTCCCTGGTGGATGTGCATCCCTTAACCCTGATGGGATGGTTAGGTTTAGTTCTCAGTGCCATTAATCTGATGCCTGCGGGTCAATTGGATGGGGGGCGCATGGTACAAGCGATTTACGGACGCAGAATTGCTGGAATTACTACGGTTGCGACTTTGATTGTGTTGGGGTTTGCCTCATTTGTGACTCCTTTGGCATTGTATTGGGCGATCGTTATTTTAGTCCTCCAACGGGATCTAGAACGACCGAGTTCTAATGAAATTACAGAACCTAATGATGCTCGCGCTGCTCTGGCTCTTTTAGCTCTATTTTTAATGATTGCCACCCTCATGCCCTTAACCCCCAGTTTAGCTGGGCGCTTGGGGATTGGGTGATACAGCGCTTCGCGCGGTAATGGGTAATAGGTAATGGGTAATGGGAAAACCATTTTTCACACTATAGTTAATATTCGTAGGGTGGGCAGGGAATAAGCGGCATTATTCAAAGTCTACAACCCTACCCTGCCCACCTTACCCAGATACTTTAGTTAATTATCCGGATTTGATATAATTTGAAAAACAGCTTGATTAACTATGCAAATTCGGGACTA
This window of the Roseofilum capinflatum BLCC-M114 genome carries:
- a CDS encoding site-2 protease family protein — protein: MSAISNNSLTFLILLIALGILFWGFQRARPYGKLGILAWLQSVVLMVPWLLFFGLFSLGIYLNLAGILFLLLGSTAIYIFLGRQLRVSGQDELLRQQVAERLKQREENTSAPLSDQEFAGQTGETPSLVSSEPMGIPTEELNKIKEIFGIDTYFLTETLPYQEGAIFKGNLRGDPDKSYEKLAERLRERVGDRYRLFLVIGPDNKPVAIVLPQSQDPKPLTLGQKALAAGLGVATIATSLEAGGIFQGFDWFSEWTRWPEAMPIALGLWVILLVHELGHRWMAQKYQVRLSFPFFLPTWQVGSFGAITRFESILPNRSVLFDIALAGPAAGGLLSLFLLILGLSLSHPGSLFQIPSQFFQGSVLVGTLARAVLGDVLQNSLVDVHPLTLMGWLGLVLSAINLMPAGQLDGGRMVQAIYGRRIAGITTVATLIVLGFASFVTPLALYWAIVILVLQRDLERPSSNEITEPNDARAALALLALFLMIATLMPLTPSLAGRLGIG